The Drosophila sechellia strain sech25 chromosome 2L, ASM438219v1, whole genome shotgun sequence region ATCGATCGTTGGACCTTGGAATGGAACTGCGAAGGCACCAGGATTTCACTGCCTGGATCTACAATCCTCGTATGCTGCTGGCCATTAATGGTGTCAACATTACTGGTCTGGCTGGCACCGTAAAAGTAAACGAGAAGAATGGCATCAAGCAACATGATGTGGATCTCTCATTTGAGACCAAAAAGTTGCAGGCTGTGATCAAGGGCAACGTAGTCCAAACCGAGATAACCACCTCAACCAACATGACCATTAAATACAGGGTTAGTATCtgcttaattaattaattaatcacTTAATTAAGGTAATTTCTTGTTCTAATCTAGTTCCAAGCAAATAAGATTGAGGAGATTAACTTTGCCGGAAAGCTGGTTAATAATGGAGATAAGAGCAAGACGGAGTATCGCGGTAACATGAAGCTCCAGACCTCGGCATATCCGAAGCTAAATTTCGCATCGGAATCCACGTGGCTTAGTCTTCAAGGCCACACCGAAGGAATGATCAATTACAATAATGCGCCCGATTATGTTAATCCCAACTACACCAGTTTGGTTCGTTTGGTCTTTGCTCGCTCCCAAGCTGACGACACTTTCTTGGATGAAATGCAAACGCGAGCCAGTCTAGAACTGAAGCTTCCAAGGTCAAAGATTGACTACCGCATTTTAGTTAGGTAAGTATATTTTAAAATCGTATTTTTAAAGTCTTTTAAATGTGTTATCGTTACTTGAAGGCACAAAGAACACATGAAAAACGGAACCGAGCACAATGTCATCGTTGGTCTTAAGTACGCTCCTGAGAAGGAGATCACAGGACTGTTTTCCGTCCATTTGCCAAGACGGAACCTGTTTGCCATTGATGCCTACATGAACGTGACCGTACCGGAGTTCAATTCGTGCACAGCCAGTCTTAAAGTGAACGAGAAAGCCACCAAGGATTATATCGTaagaattatttttatgaaatcaatATTTTTAATGTGGGTACTAAGTTTATGTAATTTAAAATCTCTTTAGATCTTTATTAACGGTTCATGGTTTACTGGACACTCAGTCGCAGTCAAGGCAAACTACAAGGATCGCAGCTCGCGGGTTCAGGCTCTTCACCACCTTAAAATGATTGTGGAAAGTCCATCCTTCAATATAACCTCCCTCAACATTATCTATCGTCGAAAACAGTTGTTGATCTTTTATGATATTCAAGCCAAATATGACCAAGATCCGTATGGCCTTACAATACAATATGCTTCAAATGACCATAATCGCAACACCAATGCGGAGGTGCGACTAAAGGTCAAGGAACGTGACTACTGGATTAATGCTAAATTGTTGTCAGAGCAGCCTAAACTCCTGCAGCTGGAAATTCACATGGATAAGTAAGTCTAAGTCACATTTTCTAAGCCAGGATCTTTAATACATGTCTAACACCCTTAGAATACGTGATGTACATATTCAAGTTGGCCTGCTAAATGTGGACAAGCGCAAGGAGCTTTCTCTAGAGCTGAAGTGGGATGCTAATCGCGATCCTAGCCAGAGACTGGGCCTGCTTGCCGAATACAATAATCCTGGAACAAAGCACTACGATGGAAATCTGATGATCACCTATCCGGAGCGCACCATTCACTTTGGCTTTAACTCCTTTACCGGAGGACCCAAATACTTCGGAAAGCTCCACGCCTCCTGGAGCATCAACGAGGTGATCGAGTTCGAGTACGAAGCGGGTATTCTGCCTGGCCATACACTCCATAACTGGGTAAAAGCCGAGCTGCGGACGCCTTTCAAAGGCTGGCGAGTCAACAGCCTTGATGCTGGCATTTATAGTCTGCAAAACCTGATCCTAGTCAACTCTACGCTCTTCTGGGCAGGTGATCAGAAGCTGCAGGTGGGCTACAAGAGCGACTACGACGTCAGCGATCAACTTATGAGTTTTGATGTTCGCTTCGGCATCAATAGCACCATCCGGGATATTCCCACGATCAATGTGAAGCTAAAGCATTGGATGGATGTTAAGAAGGTGGACACAGAGCTCTATCTTGGATACAGTGGACAGAATGATACATTTAACACCTACAGCATGGACTCCAGTTGGGAGATTGAGAAAAACCAACGATACAATAATTATTCTGGTTTAGTGCATCTGGTAAGTCCATTCAAGGGCTACGAGAAGGGTGGTCTGGTGGCCCACTTCTCACTGAGCGATCAACGGGTGGTCAGTGGAGCAGCTTCCCTAAACTTTGATCTTCGGGAGTTCACTTTGACAATGAACGGCTATGTCAAAAAGTTTACGGACAACATGCTAACCGTTAACATCACCACTCCATTGGAGAAATTCCGCACCATCAACGCCCGCTTTGGTCTAAACGAAAAGAAACGCCATGCCGTGGCGGAGGTCAGGGCTCCTACGGCAGCTCTTGGAGTGGAGGTCCTGGCGGATGTTGAGAATCTCCTGAACTTCGATATCAAGCTGAGTGTGGCCACGCCAATCGAAAGTTTCCAACAGGCGGCAATATTTGCACTGTTTAATCCGGAGCATGTTGACATGCGCGGGCTGTGGAACAATGTCACCCTGGGATTCACTGGCGTATGGCACAGGCAGAATATAACCGATTTTGAGTACTCCTATCACGTATTCACCCCACTGGCTGGCTTCGAAGAGAACGGTTTCATTGTTCAGCTACTGAAGAGGAAGGAGTTTGTCTTTCAGTTGCACGGCAAGATGTCCAACTATAAGCTGGGTGTGAAAATCAATGGAAAACCAAAGTCTGACTTGGTAAATCAACTGGGCAGCAATAAAATGGAATTGGAGATGCTCTACGACGCGGACTTCAAACCACTTAATGCTGAGATGGATTACAAGCCAGATGCCGATGAGGAGTATTTCTCCTACTTCACGGACTTCCAGGTGGACACTCTGGTGTGGCCAACTATTGTGGGTAATGTGGATATTCAGGAGATCATAGATTTCTATCTGGTTGTAGGCCATGTGGAACTGCCACAGGGCAAGGTGGAGTTCAAGGATCGCCTACACTACCCTGACTACATAAATGTCCACAATCTTTTGACCGTGACTACACCATTTGCGGTGGCCAAGAATATAAAGTCGATTGTGGAGTATCACGTTGACTTGCACTTCAACGCGTTCTATGAGCGCGTCAAATTTGTAGTCAACGATGACAAGGACAACACACAAGAGCTGGGCTTTGTGTTTAATTACACCGCACTGCAGGATAATGTTAAGCCCAAGGCTCATGATGTACAGATCACGCTCCTCACACCCTACGAAATGCTTCACGAAATCTACGTTCACGGACACCTCGAACTGGATGAGAATGCTTATAAGGGCAACATCAGTGCGGTTACGGCCCACACACATCTTTCGATGGCTGCCTCCATAGAGGTTAGTACTTGTGTCTAAAAACGAAGCTTATTTATTAACAATTATATTAAACAACAATCTCTGTACTTAGAACGAGGACAACTTCTTGGAAACTTCCGTGGGCATCCTGTTGGAGACGGACGCTATTCCCCACTATGGATGCCAGGTGTACTTTAAGAAAGACTTCTCAGCCGTGGATAAAGCCATTGATATTCGATTCGAGGTCACCGACAATGGAACACTCAACCATGTAATACGAAAAGTAATAGTATACTATTACAGCCTACTTATCCTATTTTCTTTATTAGCTTCACATTGCCACGGATTGGCACACGGATCCGTCTTACATTGTTAACGCAAATGGAAGGATTAAAACCACCATGCTGCCACTTCAGATGGCGTCCACGTCTGTTCTGGTCATCAAGGGTCAGAATCCCCAGCTCAATTTCGATCTTAACTTATTGAGCCAGAATGGCCAGAGCATAGGCTACGGAGCGCGGGCCAACAAGAAAAAAGATGTCTTCAACATTGAGGTGTGGACTCCAATGAAAAACTTCCGAAACATTTCCATGCACGGTACTGCGATAAGAAGCCCCCGAGATTCCGGCCGATATGATGTCTCAGGGTTCTTGTACAGAAATATGGCAACATATGGAGTCACAGGAGCCGTCCGCATGACCGATAGTCTGCCAATCGATGTCGTTTTAAGGGTACAGCCCAAAGCTGGAGGTCGAGATGGTGTGATTGAACTTAACATCCATGAGGCGGGACCGAAGAAGATTCGCTTTTCTTTTAGCGCCATTGAGGATGGAAAAATGTGCCAGATGTCAGGAGGTTACAGTGTCAGCGAGACCAACGGAGCTATGGATTTCTCAGTTCTAGTGGAGAGTACGGAGCCAGAAATCGCACGCATTAATTTCTACGGCAATCTTAGTCCCAACTCCGAGGGTTCCCTTGTGGGAGACTTGAACTTGGAGACCCCATGGAAGGAGCTCGGAATCGATACGGTGCACTTGCACTCGGACGTCGGTTTCGTCAATGAAAGAGGCCACATAGTGGGCGAGTATAAGATCGGTCAGTATATAGGCCGAGGGAGCTGCCTGTGGTCTTGGATTCTAGCCGAGGACATGCAGCTGGTACTGGAAAACTACCTGGAGAGACCAAATGCTAAGCCACGAATTGTCCACGCTAGTGCCAAGTACCAGAACCCGGGACAAACATACGCCCAGTTGCAGGCGGGTGGACGACTGAGCGTCGATTCCAAATGGAATCTCGACGTAAATGGTAGTGCAGAATATAAGTCAGTTGATGATTTCAAGTTTAGAGTTATCACCGCGTTGCCTTTGCCTGTTGGAGATCGCCACCAGCTGAGTGCCAGCTATCAGGGCAACGTGATCAGCAAGCAGTTAAACAATCCTGATTTCGTCCTTGAGGCCAGCTACGAGAGTGTGGAAGCACAAAATAAGCTTTTGTCTCGAATTTCTTATAAAAACGCCACCAATAACCAAAAGGGCTTGTGCCATGTCGAGTGGGGAAAGATTCAAAACTTGTCTGTAGTGGAGGGTGACTTTGAATTGCTCCACAAGCAGGGAGCCCAAAAAGAGTTCTCTGCCAAGATGATCACGCCCAAATTTAAGAATGAACACACATTTGCCCTTACGGGAAGTTATGACTTGGAAAAGTCGGGTCACCACAACGTGGTGGGCGCCTTGGACTATCCTGCCAGTCGTCGCATTACCGATCTGGATGTGTCCTTTAGTTCGCTAAGCAACATGCATGGAATCTTCAACAGCACACTGCCAACCTTCCTCAATGTCAGTTGGCTAAAGACAGACTTTAACTTTACCACCAACAAGTGAGTTAACAAACAACGGACTGTactcttaattaattttatgaattttattttcccttgCAGTGGAAAGAGCTACCGCTACTGCCGTTGCTTCTGGCCCCAGGATACTGCCTACTTCAAGTTGAACAGCAACTATGATAGCGACACCAACAACTTTAACCACAATCTCAATGGCAATGTGGAAATAGAAGTTCCATTGGCAACACGGCATCGAGCGGATATGGTGTATGGCTTGCAAAAGCGTCGCAATCAGGATGCAGGAAATGTCAAGGTCGTCTACAATGAGAAGCAAGTGCTCGATGGCAAGTACAAGCGGGTGGAACAGGCGAAGGCCCCAATATATAAGGAGACAACGGACATCTCGCTGGAGAACGAAGTGAAACCGCTGGGAATTCACTTTGTCAGCACCAGGGATGCCAGCGACCCCGCAGGAACCCAGGACGTTAAGCACATCGAGGTCTACGAGCTAAGGAACACGCAGAACTTCAATCTCACCGGTGAGTTGCACTCAAGGGCCACTCTCAAGGCGCAGGACTTCAAGGTGGTGGCCATTCATCCGAATCGTGCCGTAGTGCTTAGCACTAAGTACGAGGACGTCAGCCCCGAAGTTGTCAGGCATCACACAAAGTTGGAGTTGTCGGAAACAGCATGGATTGGATACAACTTAGAGCTGGGTAATTTCAGCAAGGTAAGCGAAACGATCGATCATATTTGAATGATAACCTAATAGGAATTCTCTCGTAGGTTGGCAATGAGTCCCAGAGCTTTGCCCTGGAAATTTTCTATCCGAAGCGCAATCTCTCCTCTTCAGGACAGTACTACATGACGGACACAAACTTTAATTCCGACCTGTCTTTCCAATGGCTGGGCGGCAACTATGACCAACAGCCCAAGACTATACACAGCAATCTTCAATGGAAAGCGGAACCCCTGCATCGTGGAGATCGGGAACATCGCAGCATCGCGCTGACGGTGGCACATCCCCTCCTGGAGAAGGACATAAACTGCAAGGCGACGTACTACCGTGGGCTGCGTGATCTGTTAAGGACGCACTTGACCATCGACTATTCGGAATCTCCTGACCAACTTATTGAGCTGGGTGCTCAGCTGACGGATAGATACAGTGAACTGGGTCACACCAACTACACCTTCCACGTGTACGGCAAACATATTGCTTCCGAACTGGATGTCCAGTTAAATGGAACTTTGGCGGCCAGGAACTCTTACTATAAGACGGAGTCTACAGCCCACTACAAGCGTGACATCTTTCCGGCAAGATATGGTAAATTCCTGGCTCTGCTCGATGTGAATAAGCGGGAACTGGAATACGAACGTCAGTCGCCATTCCACGCAGTGCGACTACACCTGCTGCCAACCATTCGGTATCCGATTTACGGGTTGAATGCCACAATTTGGGATACTCCTGATACAAACCACTCAGGTTACATATACATTGACATTTTGGAGCGCTATGCTCGCATGGATTTCAACTTGACGGAGGATGCCAGCCAGAATCTTCAAATGGTCGGTTACATTCCGGACACACGCAGTGCATTCCTGGACATTTGGCGCAACTACGAGGAGATACGTGTGATCGATGTCAGTTCGTATCTGAAGATGAATCACTCACGTCTAATCACTGGTCGCTTCCACTGGCGTCCATCAATCCGGCAGGAAGTTCGCGAAAAAATTCAAGCCGTGGGCAAATCGGTGTACAGCTCATTCTCAGAAGGTATTGATTTTTGGATTAAGTCTATCTACACGGAAACCAAAGAATCCATGGGCGTGGTGTGGAACACAGCCAAACAGTACAATAAGGATTTCATCGACGATATTGGCCAGCTGAGCGTTTTGGAGGAGGATCTCGCTGATCTACGATTGTTTGTAAATCAGTCGTACGAGTCAAATGATTTCTATATCAAGAACGTAGTCAATTTCACGCTAACTATCCTGGATGAACTCGCCATCAGAGATCACATCGAGTCACTGCCCAAGATCTTCTCTGAACTGTGGCAGGCAATGGGGGATTCTGGAAAGGCTTTACGGAACAGCATTGTATGGCTAATCGATACCATTAAAACCACGTACAACAATCTTTTGGATGCGGTGTCCCGGTTCTTCCATGGCGAGAGTCTTGTCTATATATCCGCTCTACTAGAGAAAGGCCTCGCAAagtacgacagttttattaaAGATCTGCACATCAAGTTTATAAAATACATTGAAGATCTTTGGCACAAGACTTGGACATTGGCGGAGAACCACTGGAAGGCAGTCCTAAAGCGATTCGAGCCTCATCTTTTCAAGATGATTAGCTTTATAGAGACTACAGCCTGGAACCTCAGCAAGGAGGTGTTTGATTTCATATACAAGCGCACCAATGAGCTGGCGGAGTCTCCGTACTTCAACAAGGTCTCCAGTTTTACGGCTGATGCAGAACGACTTTACCGGGACTTCAAGGCTAACGATGCCATCACCAACATTAAGAAGTATTCAACGCTAGCCTGGAATTTTGTTAAGGAGAAGTACTTCAAACTGGTACCTTTCGGCGCTGAGTTGAACGAGGTCCTTACTGAAATCTGGCAGGAAATCAAAGAACTTGAGAAAATTGATCAGGTTCAGATCATGGTGCAGAAGTACTATGAAGTCATGGCCAAGGTCGATTGGGTGGCAGACGAACTGCAACTGGAACACCGCCTGCACCAGGTCTACGGTCTGGTGAGGAATAAGTTCCTTAACTACGCCATGAATGCCTTAGAAACAGCCGACATGTATAGGGAGGCCAAGACCAAGTTCGTCTTTGATCCGGAAGTGGGCATTATTGACCTTGAACAGAAGCTACCCATGTCCTGGCATGCTTTCAACGAGACGCCCAAGTTCGAGGAGATTCCCGAGTACCAGGTGCTCGCCAAGGCGCAGAGCTTCTTTAGTGAAACCAACTCATCGATCGTCATGAAGCTTTATAACATGCGCACCCATCTGGATCCCAAGACCTGGCTGCCACCGTACTACTGTGAGTTTATTgaatttatacatatttttatatttactttaattATTACTTTATTTCGTAGCTCGGGCATTGCTCATTGACTCGCGTCACTACATGACCTTCGATCAGCGTTATGTGGGTCTGAATCTTAACTTTGACGAGTTAGGAACTGGACGTTCCACTTCCCAATGCAGCTATCTGCTAGCCCACGATTTCTTCAAACGAAACTTCACCTTGCTTTTGGAACCAGCGGTAGGTATATAGGGAATATGCCTTGTTtacttaattaaatatatttcttcCAGAGCAAATCACTGGCTGGACAAGGACTAACACGCAAGTTGAGCTTTATTGCGAATAGTCAACTGATTGAAATCGACCTCGAAACAGATGTAAGTCAAActatttaaaatatgttttacaGTAGATATTAATCTCTTGAACTTATACCCAGCACATAAGCATTAATGGTAATCCTCAACCCATCCTACCTCTTAAACTCGGAGATGTGAACATCCATCGTGATCTGGACGTACTCTCCATCACCTCAGATACCGAGTTTAGTCTGCACTGCAATGTTCAGTTTGATCTCTGTTGGTTCGAGGTGAGTGGATGGTACTTTGGCAGGACAGCGGGATTACTGGGAACCCTGAACAACGAACCCTACGACGAGTACACCATGTCCAGTGGTGTGATCTCCAATGAGACGCAGCGGTTCACGGATTCGTGGAGCCTGAAGCAGTGCAGGCAGAATAAGCTGGCTCAGACCCAAGAGGTCAGCAAGGAGGTCAGTGATGCCTGTAGCAGCTTTTTCCGCACCGGTATACTGGCCACCTGTAGTGCAGTCCTCGATCCAACTCCTTTCTACGAAATGTGTATGGATTTGGGCATGAAGTCGCCGCCAATTCGAAAGGGACACCCGGCGGTGAAAGGAGCCTGTGCAGCAGCTTTGGCTTACATTGAGGCCTGTACGGCTCTGAAGGTTCCCATGCGGGTGCCTTCTCAGTGTGTATTGTAAGTTGGTTAAGCTTCTAATAATCAAATTTGAGTATTAATCATTCCTTGTTTAGCTGTCAGCTCTCGAATGGCTCATACGTGCCAGAGGGTACTTTCATGGAGCTCTCAGGGCCTGATATTCCAAGGAGCAGCGACGTCGTCTTCATCGTTGAAGCTAAGGAATGCAATGCCAATCTCAAAACATCCAAGAACATCATGACAGTGGTGAGCAGCATAGAAGAGCAACTCCAGGCCGCTAAGCTAACTAACAATCGGTGAGTGTTTTCCTAAATGTTTTTCTTTCACCTGCATGACCTTGTCCCAATCCTTAAAACCATAGATACGCTGTGATGGCCTTCGGAGGCGTTTCTCCATATGACAAAGCCAGGAGTGTGATATACGAACACAACGAATTCACTTCCAAGCCGGAACAGCTGGCGAACTACTTTGGCCACATCAACACCGGAAATGGCAGCAGCAACGATATCCTAATGGCCATTTCCGCGGCTGCCAAGCTGAACTTCCGTCCGGGCGTATCGAAGACCTTCATCCTGCTCTCGTGCAGTAAATGTGCGGCCAGGGATATGCGCTTCGACTACACATCCATCCTGCTATATTTACTGGAGGAGGGCGTAAACCTCCACATCCTGGCCGACACGGAGTTCGATTTTGAGCGAAGCAAAAAGCTGCGTCACTTCTTTGGCTTGGACAGCAGGCTGGTGTACTCAAAGCGGTTCCCCGAAGGTGATGCGGAGACCCGCAACACGACCCACATCCCGCAGCGCAATCTGGGAATCTGTACAACGCTAGCGGTGGAGACACAGGGATCTGTGTTCAGTGCCCGCAAGCTGCAGCCGGAGAGAAAGTATCCGATCAAGCGATTCGCTACAATTTTCGCCAAGCGGGTCGCCCTcagtgccacgcccatccAGAGCCAGACCTGCGAGTGCTCCGCCCACAACACGGGCGTCTCCTACATGGCCTGCTCGCCACAGGCTCTGCCAGGGGAGAAGTACGATCTGGACGACTATGTAAGTGGTTATTTGACTTAATACTTcatcatttaatttatttattctatACTTACATTTGCAGGACTCCTTTAATAACTGGGACTGGGGAGACGAGCCGGAGAGCGAGACAAATGTAACGTCGTAGTTTATAGTCCGCCACAATTAGTTAGCTAGTTCAGTTATGTCCCTGCTTTTCTAATGCATAACCGACAggcatattttgtaaaaataaatcaaaccaTATATAAATGCATTTGGTGTCATAATTTCCAGGCCATAGTTGGCCAAAGTTAACAAGTGACACGCCCGACCAGTTTTCTGCTTCCTATTCATTGTCTGCGCCAATCGCGGCCGCTGATTAAAAGTTGCCCGACcgcctgcagcagcagcaacaaacgATTGCATGCGGCATGCTGCATGTTGCAAGTTGGTGGCAGCCACTTGCGGTGGACCAATTGGATGACTATCACTTTTGCAGCTGGTGCTGCCACGGCCACGGTTGACGGAAGCGGCAGGCAGAACTCAAGTACGTGTAACAACCTTAACCCTAAAGCGAGGCGAGCCAAAGCGATCCGAGATGGAATGGACCATGTCCGCTCACTCGAACCACTTGATACCCAGTTGAACCCAATTTGTTGATATAACGTTTCCCTGGAAAAGCGCACAATGGAAATTATGCGAGCCGAGTGGTAATGCAATACTTTCTATTTCAATGCTATGGTTACATCAACAGGCCGTCCTAGGCCCAATTGCGAATCTTTCACTTTTGGGCAAGCTATAAAAACCAGCGGACAGATTGCAGCCATTCGCATTGCTGCACAGAGATCCGGCCAGGTAGCCACGGACATAGACAAAATGTGGAGATTCGTAAGTGCGGCCATGGGAATAGGGAATCATCGCATCCCACTTCAACACTGGATTGTCTTTCAGCTTCTGATTTGT contains the following coding sequences:
- the LOC6611837 gene encoding uncharacterized protein LOC6611837; protein product: MGGLKPQAAFWLLLLIAHTQAVRENPLKDPRICGRPQCDSKSAKFNYGEQLYKYQYTVTVRTEFAGSGDNSSDLLLKSDLEIFFPKPCEGYLRINDAKLYDTLDELNNDESDSSEKTKEYDYYDNLANEESESQNYDNMHPKSSDFNVDLTKNLLRFAFHDGLISEVCPQEQETPWVLNIKKGILSAFQNTMMRFDVDANTTETDVSGQCQVQYALEDTDSSYVMIRKTKDINSCRQRYATHSVLQTTPYTFRDDKTIWPILKSQSYCNLTIDNNVYKEVKCLETHLLVPFSNASSGALTTSTSRLKLDGVESYSAGEFLEQNPELVDRRATLVFDHTPAVKPSHDEIKAARELLVEMCRVGFPNIQREFIDVFTNFLQTSKSLDYKTLSVLLQRSASTCEQGRNHLLESLPFIGSTASYKVMRDQIINEKLTKQMAHDWMTALSFITRPDEETLETFHSILEYAKNRLDAEYTLGATAVVHSFCKHHEACEENLRVQQIINLLETEFLNLYNLFKGERRTRERMVILLKGLGNIGVVSSAFAEQLQWIIREDEAPVDIRLHGILAFRRVDCARHRSYFLDNYGNYTLNSELRIYSYLQAMRCPDYISVGVIKSILEHEEINQVGSFVWSHLTNLAKSNSPVRIEAQGLLLNDELSERFKMDIRKFSRNYEHSLFFDEYNFGTTTDANIIFGTDSYLPRIASVNFTADLFGQSVNFFEFTARAEGLEELAANAFGPKGPLSGQLLRKKLSFLNRWLGNESAEEDDTLENLLSLDNLRLKRKAQQQARASEEEEDEDYDFEESLEGNKRQKRDVSTTRKQEIDRNVDSLGYKLKYDYNNPRAQFGLRVFGNDLRYFNVESLVEVMALAAKFNPFQQAKNILSGKEFTYRKSRVFLDASYTVPLAVGLPLAIHAFGASSIDLRVSGNLDEMDPPTDWHFDVEGQFKPSVSVDVITTMQTDMFWEQSGIKVKSNLYSNSELVAKLKVRGRNLVSFSFDLPRDKNEIFSVRSELLVQKREEQLPQEGIAKRSANSTCTWPVLDQAIGLQMCSHYSVPDLSNATEIYPSLLLAGPLNFSLILKKSDLSAKKYVFEYKWDQQEEDNNFSLVFTTPGSKVPRVLVANVTKVPDAFNASVAFVNGPNRVSAGCSYDGNPDFRRLDIYLDTNGNRSLDLGMELRRHQDFTAWIYNPRMLLAINGVNITGLAGTVKVNEKNGIKQHDVDLSFETKKLQAVIKGNVVQTEITTSTNMTIKYRFQANKIEEINFAGKLVNNGDKSKTEYRGNMKLQTSAYPKLNFASESTWLSLQGHTEGMINYNNAPDYVNPNYTSLVRLVFARSQADDTFLDEMQTRASLELKLPRSKIDYRILVRHKEHMKNGTEHNVIVGLKYAPEKEITGLFSVHLPRRNLFAIDAYMNVTVPEFNSCTASLKVNEKATKDYIIFINGSWFTGHSVAVKANYKDRSSRVQALHHLKMIVESPSFNITSLNIIYRRKQLLIFYDIQAKYDQDPYGLTIQYASNDHNRNTNAEVRLKVKERDYWINAKLLSEQPKLLQLEIHMDKIRDVHIQVGLLNVDKRKELSLELKWDANRDPSQRLGLLAEYNNPGTKHYDGNLMITYPERTIHFGFNSFTGGPKYFGKLHASWSINEVIEFEYEAGILPGHTLHNWVKAELRTPFKGWRVNSLDAGIYSLQNLILVNSTLFWAGDQKLQVGYKSDYDVSDQLMSFDVRFGINSTIRDIPTINVKLKHWMDVKKVDTELYLGYSGQNDTFNTYSMDSSWEIEKNQRYNNYSGLVHLVSPFKGYEKGGLVAHFSLSDQRVVSGAASLNFDLREFTLTMNGYVKKFTDNMLTVNITTPLEKFRTINARFGLNEKKRHAVAEVRAPTAALGVEVLADVENLLNFDIKLSVATPIESFQQAAIFALFNPEHVDMRGLWNNVTLGFTGVWHRQNITDFEYSYHVFTPLAGFEENGFIVQLLKRKEFVFQLHGKMSNYKLGVKINGKPKSDLVNQLGSNKMELEMLYDADFKPLNAEMDYKPDADEEYFSYFTDFQVDTLVWPTIVGNVDIQEIIDFYLVVGHVELPQGKVEFKDRLHYPDYINVHNLLTVTTPFAVAKNIKSIVEYHVDLHFNAFYERVKFVVNDDKDNTQELGFVFNYTALQDNVKPKAHDVQITLLTPYEMLHEIYVHGHLELDENAYKGNISAVTAHTHLSMAASIENEDNFLETSVGILLETDAIPHYGCQVYFKKDFSAVDKAIDIRFEVTDNGTLNHLHIATDWHTDPSYIVNANGRIKTTMLPLQMASTSVLVIKGQNPQLNFDLNLLSQNGQSIGYGARANKKKDVFNIEVWTPMKNFRNISMHGTAIRSPRDSGRYDVSGFLYRNMATYGVTGAVRMTDSLPIDVVLRVQPKAGGRDGVIELNIHEAGPKKIRFSFSAIEDGKMCQMSGGYSVSETNGAMDFSVLVESTEPEIARINFYGNLSPNSEGSLVGDLNLETPWKELGIDTVHLHSDVGFVNERGHIVGEYKIGQYIGRGSCLWSWILAEDMQLVLENYLERPNAKPRIVHASAKYQNPGQTYAQLQAGGRLSVDSKWNLDVNGSAEYKSVDDFKFRVITALPLPVGDRHQLSASYQGNVISKQLNNPDFVLEASYESVEAQNKLLSRISYKNATNNQKGLCHVEWGKIQNLSVVEGDFELLHKQGAQKEFSAKMITPKFKNEHTFALTGSYDLEKSGHHNVVGALDYPASRRITDLDVSFSSLSNMHGIFNSTLPTFLNVSWLKTDFNFTTNNGKSYRYCRCFWPQDTAYFKLNSNYDSDTNNFNHNLNGNVEIEVPLATRHRADMVYGLQKRRNQDAGNVKVVYNEKQVLDGKYKRVEQAKAPIYKETTDISLENEVKPLGIHFVSTRDASDPAGTQDVKHIEVYELRNTQNFNLTGELHSRATLKAQDFKVVAIHPNRAVVLSTKYEDVSPEVVRHHTKLELSETAWIGYNLELGNFSKVGNESQSFALEIFYPKRNLSSSGQYYMTDTNFNSDLSFQWLGGNYDQQPKTIHSNLQWKAEPLHRGDREHRSIALTVAHPLLEKDINCKATYYRGLRDLLRTHLTIDYSESPDQLIELGAQLTDRYSELGHTNYTFHVYGKHIASELDVQLNGTLAARNSYYKTESTAHYKRDIFPARYGKFLALLDVNKRELEYERQSPFHAVRLHLLPTIRYPIYGLNATIWDTPDTNHSGYIYIDILERYARMDFNLTEDASQNLQMVGYIPDTRSAFLDIWRNYEEIRVIDVSSYLKMNHSRLITGRFHWRPSIRQEVREKIQAVGKSVYSSFSEGIDFWIKSIYTETKESMGVVWNTAKQYNKDFIDDIGQLSVLEEDLADLRLFVNQSYESNDFYIKNVVNFTLTILDELAIRDHIESLPKIFSELWQAMGDSGKALRNSIVWLIDTIKTTYNNLLDAVSRFFHGESLVYISALLEKGLAKYDSFIKDLHIKFIKYIEDLWHKTWTLAENHWKAVLKRFEPHLFKMISFIETTAWNLSKEVFDFIYKRTNELAESPYFNKVSSFTADAERLYRDFKANDAITNIKKYSTLAWNFVKEKYFKLVPFGAELNEVLTEIWQEIKELEKIDQVQIMVQKYYEVMAKVDWVADELQLEHRLHQVYGLVRNKFLNYAMNALETADMYREAKTKFVFDPEVGIIDLEQKLPMSWHAFNETPKFEEIPEYQVLAKAQSFFSETNSSIVMKLYNMRTHLDPKTWLPPYYSRALLIDSRHYMTFDQRYVGLNLNFDELGTGRSTSQCSYLLAHDFFKRNFTLLLEPASKSLAGQGLTRKLSFIANSQLIEIDLETDHISINGNPQPILPLKLGDVNIHRDLDVLSITSDTEFSLHCNVQFDLCWFEVSGWYFGRTAGLLGTLNNEPYDEYTMSSGVISNETQRFTDSWSLKQCRQNKLAQTQEVSKEVSDACSSFFRTGILATCSAVLDPTPFYEMCMDLGMKSPPIRKGHPAVKGACAAALAYIEACTALKVPMRVPSQCVFCQLSNGSYVPEGTFMELSGPDIPRSSDVVFIVEAKECNANLKTSKNIMTVVSSIEEQLQAAKLTNNRYAVMAFGGVSPYDKARSVIYEHNEFTSKPEQLANYFGHINTGNGSSNDILMAISAAAKLNFRPGVSKTFILLSCSKCAARDMRFDYTSILLYLLEEGVNLHILADTEFDFERSKKLRHFFGLDSRLVYSKRFPEGDAETRNTTHIPQRNLGICTTLAVETQGSVFSARKLQPERKYPIKRFATIFAKRVALSATPIQSQTCECSAHNTGVSYMACSPQALPGEKYDLDDYDSFNNWDWGDEPESETNVTS